Below is a genomic region from Sorghum bicolor cultivar BTx623 chromosome 9, Sorghum_bicolor_NCBIv3, whole genome shotgun sequence.
GCTCAAGAGCGTCCTCGGCAGCTTGAATTGCAGCAGTCCGGGGCACCACCACAAGGGAGGCGGCATCGTGCCCAGCAGCGCCACGGAGCACTCCATTAGCGTAGGCAGGGACGAAGCCAGAAAAAAATTTAGGGAGGGCTGAACAAAAATTCTACATCGACCTAGCTCTACTATTATCCCtcgtaataaaaaaatatattagttTAAAGTAGTCTTAGATTAAAAATATAGACTAATAAtaaaattcacaaaatatatctaaaaaataaagttcTCAGCCAACCCTACTTTATAAATTCATGTCTAAAATTAAAAGAAAAACACTAGAAATTTCACTAGGCCAGCAGCGGTAGGGGGGGCTGGAGCCCCCCTAGCCCTACCGCTGGCTTCGTGCCTGAGCGTAGGAGCGCTCAACCTGGCCGGGGGCACGACGCGAAGCTTCACGAGGCGGCGGGTTGGAGGGACCCACTTCCGTTTCAGCGCGCCTCGCACGGGGAGTGGCGTCAGCGGCGGCGCGAGGCGACCGGCCAGAGGAGCGCTCGACCCAGGAGGCATCATGGCTGAGAAGAGGAGCGGGCACCGGCTCCACGGCGGCGTCCCTGCGCGGACGACCCCTGCCGGGCGGAGGGTATTCAGGCGTAGGAGAGCGGCGGCACTGATGGGGCACGTGGACGGAGCTGTTGCCGGTGGAAACGTCGCGGCCAGAGACGGTCTCCGCGGACCCAGGCGCCTCGGCGAGTGTCGCGGTCGGAAGCGATGCCGCGCAGCAGCCCGACGCTCCCCCTCTGAAAGCGGGGATCGCCCACGCTTGCGGAAGTCTCGACGGCGATCGGGGCACTCCGCGGCATGGTGCCCTTCAGCCCAGCAGCGGTAGCAGCGCGCCGGGTAGAAGCAGCGGGCACGAACATGTCCGAAGCGCAGACAGCGGTAGCATGCGCCCTCGAGCTCTGGAGGGAGGAACGACGGTGAGCGCGGCGGAGAACGGCGAGGCGGAGAGCGCCGACGCGGAGAGCGCATCCTCCCGAAGCGCCTGCTTTGCACCTGGAAGAAGCCCTCCGCATCCTGGGCCCCGCGCTGACGAGCCGGGTGCGCCGCCGGGGGGGAACGACGGGCATCTGGCGACGCAGCCGCATGCTCAAGCTCCCCATAAGGCGGGGGCGAGTAGCGAGCGTCAGCCAAGAGGCCCGCAGTCCTCTTGCGGCGGCGATGATGTATGGCGCGGCGGCGCTTCCGACGCGGACCCTGCGTCTGCGCCCCCTCCCCTTTCTCCACCGGCAGGCTGGTAGGCTCGTGGGGCTCAAGCTCCGAATCCGAGGACGCCTCCGAGTCACTGAGGGCAACACGACCCTCAGGACCGCGGGCGAGGTGCTCGTGGAGGAGGCCAGTAGAGTCGGCGAGGAGCCCAGCTGGCGGCGGTATATCTGCGTCACCCTCCGCGATTCGAGCCCGCTCCCGGCGGCGCGAGGAGTCGGCGATGTCGGAGGGCCCGCACCCAATGGCAGCAAGGAGCTGGTTGGGGGACCCTGCATCGAGCGCCGCAAGCACCGCCGGGTCGAGCGAACGCGCGGGGGAGGATtcctccatggcggcgacggcgCAAACCAGATCTGCTCTCAGCACGCACGCAGCCGCCCTGGACCACTACGGGCAGGGGGGAGAAAGGAGGAGAGGAGCGCGCGAGGAGTAGAGGGCGGGCCGACGGAGATTACCTCAGGCAAGGGGggcaggggcggcggcggcggcggaggcggaggtctCACCTcttagttatcatatcatctcGGTGGTACATGATTTCAAGACACGAATCAAGGAGGTGGGAGACAGGAACCAGAGATACAGGACTGGTGTCGAGAGACCCTGCAGGGACCCCAATGAGGTGGTTGACAGTCGAGCTCTTGTTATCTTTCAGAAAGCATCAGAGCTTGTGGGCATCGATGAGCCTAAGAATGAGTTGATCAGCTTGTTGACAAAAGATGGATCTTCGTCTCAACATCAGGTGAAGGTGGTCTCCGTTGTTGGATTTGGTGGACTAGGCAAGACAACACTTGCCAACCAAGTGTTCCAGTCACTTCATAATGAATTTGATTGTCACGCCTTTGTAACAGTGTCGCGAAATCCTGACATGATGAAAGTCTTGAGAACTATTCTCAGTGACGTTAGCGGGGAAGAGTACACTAACACAGAAGCTGGGGATATACAACATCTTGTCAAAAAAATCTCTAATTTCCTTCAAGATAAGAGGTATGTGAGCAAACTAATCATCCGCCTAGTCATATGTTCGGTATATGATTACATTAATGATAGCATTAATAGCAAAAATAGATAATTTTGAAGTGGAAACTAGGGTTATATTGGGGTTTCTTTCATAATGATAACATCAGTAATTTTGAAACACGAATTAATGGCACTTTAGGTACAACAGTAGGATGGTAGTATTTTGGCAACGGATATCAATGTACTCTTGGTTAATTTTTCTATAGGGTAAAGATGGGTAATTTATATACAGATTAGATAAAATGGTTATCATTGTCTATGATGATTAGAATCTAAAGGCAAGAGTTATATATTCTGCTTTTTTATAAAGAAAAAGTGAGGATTGATTTGTCTTTGTAATACACTTTGTGATGATGAACACAAAGACTAtaaaatgtgtctccagttataGTAAGATAAGATATGTTACCAATAGAAGCATTATCTCCTATACAGCAATAATACATTGATGCAGAAGTATATAACTGAACTTTTGCTACATATTTGTACCAGTACTGAAGAAAACCCAGGTCGTAACTAAACATTCACTTTGCACCACGAATTCAAGATTATGTCACCAAAAACTCCATGTTCCGTTATTGGTTTTTATTAATTGTAATTATTGACAGGTACTTCATTGTTGTGGATGATTTATGGGATTCAAAATCATGGGAAACCATTAAGTatgcttttataaaaaatagTTGTGGCAGCAGAATCATCACAACCACACGTATAAATGAAGTTGCTGAATCTTGCAGCAATTCGCATTGGGGTCACACATATACATTACGCCCTCTTAACACCGTGAACTCGAGAAGATTATTCTTGAAGAGAATATTTGGTTCTGAAGAAGCATGCCCGTCACACCTTGCTGAAGTTTCTGATGACCTCTTGAAGAAATGCGGTGGTTTGCCTTTGGCAATCATAGCAATTGCTGGTTTATTGGCAGGCAAAGCACCAACATTTGATGAATGGAACAAAGTTCAAAGTTCGTTTGGTTATGCACTTGAAAGGCAATCAGATGTCAATAAAATGATGCATATATTGTCACTGAGTTACTTTTACCTTCCACCTCACCTACAAAGTTGTCTTCTGTATCTTAGTATTTTCCGAGAAGATTACGAGATTCGAAAGGAGCGATTGATACTTAGATGGATTGCCGAGGGATTCATTCATGAAGAGAATGGCTTCACCCAATATGAGGTAGGAGAGAGGCGTTTCAATGAGCTCATAAACAAAAGCTTGATTCAGCCAAGGACTTCAAAAAGATCAGGTACATTGATCTCTTGTCGAGTCCATGACACAATTCTTGAGTTCATTGTGTCCAAAGCTATGGAAGAAAACTTTATTACTCTGTTTGGTTTTCCAAACATAACAAATGATCCACGAAGGAAGATTCGGCGTCTCTCTCTCCAGGACAGGAATGAAGTTGGTGATGGTTCAGTAGGCTTATGGGAGAATATGATATATTCTCATGCCCGTGCAGTTTCAGTGTTTCCAGGCAGTCTTGATAGCCTCCCTTCTCTGCAGAAGTTCAAGCATTTGCGTGTTTTGGATTTAGAAGACTGTGAAGGACTACAAGACCATCATCTGGCACATCTAGGCGGGTTATTTGCACTGAGGTACTTGAGCTTTCACCGAACATGGATAAATGAGCTTCCTGAAGAAATTGGAGAGCTGCAGCATTTACAAACACTGGATTTAAGAGTTACTCATATAAAGAAGCTGCCATCCAGTATTGTTCACCTTGCACGGTTGGTCAATCTTTTGTCTAGTTCTGGTGTGCATTTGCCAGATGGATTCAGGAACATGCAAGCCTTGCAGAGGTTGGAAGACATCACAGTCTGGAGTCAGATACCTAACTTCACGCAGGAGCTCTGTCAGCTAACAAATCTAAGAACACTGAGGGTGTGGACAGATGTGTTTACCAAAGATTTGGCCTCATCTCTGTGTACACTTGCTACGGGAAGCCTAAATTCTTTGACTATTGGAACCAACGAAGAGTCCATAAACTTCGTGATGGAGCCATGGAACCCCACCCCTGTCAGCCTCAAACTACTTGAAATATTGGGTATTCAGCTCCCTAGGGTCCCCAGATGGATCAGCTCACTTGACAACCTCCAACATTTGGGACTCAATGTTGACCGACTTGGGCCTGCAGATGTTGGATTGCTTGGGACCTTAAACGCTTTGTCCAGCCTCCGTCTCTGGGTAATGATTGAAGTGGCAGACAGATTATCCTGTCAAGAAACACAACGGGTTAAGATCAGTGGCGCGCATGGATTCCCTAGCTTGAGAATGTTCCAAGTCGGTTCTATTAACTGTGGGTTTGGGTTGTTGTTCGAAGCTGGGGCCATGCCGAAGCTACAAGAACTCAATCTCGAGTTCAGCAGAGATAAAACCGGGTCCCTTACCAATGGAGAATTTGATTTCGGTATCCAGCATCTCCATTGCCTTGCTATAGTAAGATGTGACCTTGGTTACTTTATAAATGCAGAGTATGAGCCTGAGCACCCCGCATGGGATGCTGTTAAGAGTGCAGTCAGTTGCAATACCAACCATCCCAGGCTGTGGCTGTCATGGGTTGTAGCGACGACAGAGCAGAATTACTAGCTACAAGCACCAACAACCATCTTGGACAATAAGACTTTTTCCTCTCCACTGCAttctaatttatttatttacactTCATAGAACTTAGTTATGCTGATTTTATATGTTTTATATTATTGTTACTCATGCTTCAGCCAGACGATTTCTCGCCATATTCCTTTTATTTGCCACGAAATCAATGCCATCTTCTGTTGAAAATCATTGCTACGGTACAAAGTCTGCTAAATGAGAACATTTGATCCCGTACAGATTCTTCAGCTAGGACTATGATCTCCACATAATAAGATTGATCTGTTCTATTATTATGAGTTCTATGGTTGTTCTTCCAAGTGTACATTCTGTGTTTAGACTTTAGATCTAGCGCAAAGCCTGAATCTCCGTCCTTCTGGCGTTGGATTACAGACGTGCTCTTCTAATCAGAATGTTCAGTCTAATAAGAAACTTCCATAGTTCCATGTGAATGCGAATGTCCACAATTCAATTATACAGTGGCGAAAACTTCAACATTTTGGTCTGCTTGGTTGAGTTCCAAAATTTGCCAAGCCAAAATCAGAGCATGCCTAGAAATTTTGGCTATCAAACAATTCAATTATACAGTGGCAAAGCTTGGTTAGGATCCAATTTGCCAAGTCAAACTCAGAGCATACCTAGAAATTTTGGCTATCATTAGTTTAGTACCAAAAAAACTGGTACGCCAATTTTTAAGGCCAAAACCACAGTAAGTTTCCAGAAACTTTTTAAAACTCACAAAAGGGAAAAGGATATTGGCTATCATATTTTGGCACTAAACCAAATACATGCCTTCATTTTTTGCCCTCATTTTGGTCAGTCTTATTTTGGCTTACCATGAATTCAGCTTGACATGGTTTTTGCTAGGCAGGTTTGGAACCAGAATCCAACCAAACAAAGCTCTTCATTTGGTCAGTCTCGGTCAATCCTGGGCTACACACCAACAGCCAAGCAAATACAAATTGGCCATTGGGTACTCAAATTGTAGAAACACAACGAACCAAGTACACCCCCAATGTAAGAGCCAGATCTAAAAACAGATGACAAAGCAGAAACATCAACATTGATATATAATTCTAATAGATACCCATTAATTTACACATCATTATCCATAGAACAAAGATAAACTTGTGTAGGCTCATTGCAAGTTgtaacaagcagcaatgccacCACACTAAACCACGCATGAGAGCTCCAGTTCACCATAGGAAACATAAAGACATTACACAGTAATACTTGCTACACCACATCTGAGTTCATACTTGATATAATTGATTATGTAGtttccattccattccattccatcttctACTGGGAGGGGATAGGCTGCATCTCTGGTGCTGGGGCAACATCAGCCATGGGGTACGGGAACACCCGGGCGAGCCGCTCAGTGGGCACAAGCGGGAGATAGGTGGCCACAGTGTTCCCGCGCTTGGCACCATCACGCACCGCTGAATTGTACCTGGCTGAGAGCTGCGCggctgtggggaggacagccctGGTGACTGAAGGCACCAGCGGAAGGCGGTTCAGGGCCACCCAGGCTTCCGCAGCACGGCGCTCTGCCACGGGCTCATAGCGGGTGTAGAGCTCCCTGGCCTTTGGCTCCGCGCGGGCAATGGCTGACTTGGCAAGGCCTGTGGCCGTACCCACAAGGCCGGCCTCACGAACCTCCTTTGCAGCCGAGCGGGCAAGGGTTGGGGCTTCCTTCACCACTGGAGGAACGCGGCGGTCTATCTCCTCAACGGACTCACCAACCTGCAAGTAGGGGACAACGTGCAAATCAATCTCATCTTTGTTCAGCAAGACAAAATGGATGTCAAAACAGTGCAAGTAATTGAGAAAAACAGTGACTTCAATATGCGTATACAATATAATACAAGGGATAATATAACTAACGAAACATCCAGACTTAAAACGAAGTGCATGAAAAATAATCAATATCCTTGCACAAGTGACAACTCTACACGGATAGGAAAATTCTGTTAAACGTCCCTGAAACATCACCTAAAATGACCAATATCCTTAGCACAAGTGACAACACTACATAGTTAGGCAAATTCAAGCTGATAAACGTCCCTCAAACATCAGGTTAGTGGACCGTGCTGATTAATCAACTACATCAACAAACTTGTCCAGAGTGTATGTGCGTGCTAGTAGTGTTTACACCAATTTAGTAAAGTTCTTGGTAAAACTAGCCAAAAGTGAGTGCTTATAACCCACAAGCAATAAGCCTCAAATATTGGCTAAATGCATTTTGTTTGGTTCATCAATCTTGCCTCTGCCTTGCAAAATCCCCAATTTGCTAGTCTTAGTTGTCAAAGACTTACAAAAAAACCCCAATTTGCTAGGTCAATTAACATCATATAGAACAAACAATCCAAACCCTCAACTACAAGGCTAAATTGACAAGATTTATAACTAAAAAAATGACGAAATTCCATCCTGTAAACCTACACCCGCAAATTCCATTTCATCGAACTCATCGCCTAATTTCTAGCACAATTTCAACAttcaaagagaaaaaaaaaggaacaaaTCAGACAAGAGACCCCCTCCTCCTTACCTTGCGATCGATGAACTTGAGGAGGTCAAGCGGGACGGCATGGAAGCGGTCATACACCGGCCCGACGACAGCCTTGACGGTGCCCTCGACATGGTCAACGCCGGGGCGGAGCGGCCCCGCGCCCTGCTTGGCGTACGCGTAGGCCGCGGCCGCCAGCACCAGCGCCTGCGCCGCCGCCTGCTGCACGAACTCGAGGTACCGcagcctctcctcctcctcctccgccgccgccgccgccctctccACCGTCACCTCCTCCTGACCAAACCAAATCAGACAAGCCGCGCCATGAGATTCCACGCCCTCAGAACCCGGCCAAATCGAATAGAATCGAGAACGAGCGCCGCCGCTTACCTCCGTGGTGGGCTGGCTGTTGACGACCGGGGCGTCGTTGGTGGTGGAATCGGCCATGGCTCGCTGGATCGAGGAGGGATTTTGGGAGATTTCGCTTCGTCGGGGGATTCTGGGTTTTCTTCTTCTCTCGTGTCGGGGGGATTTTGATTTTGGTTGATTGTGATGAGGAAAAGTCGGGGAGGGTGGTTTTATAGGTAGGAAACTCGCGGCGAATTCAGTTCATTGACGGTTCGAatgacttttatttttattttttttatgataAATGAATTGCTTAGTTGGGAAGGAAAGGAGCTGCTTCCGTTTCCCGCGGCTGGGCGACTGGTGTGGCGTCGGGCGAACGCGTGCGCGTGGTGACGTGGCGGCTTCTAGAAGGGCGGTGGCTGCCACGTGTGGCTGGGGTTGGGGCAGGGTATGGCGTGGGGCCTG
It encodes:
- the LOC8069510 gene encoding putative disease resistance RPP13-like protein 2 — encoded protein: LPQARGAGAAAAAEAEVSPLSYHIISVVHDFKTRIKEVGDRNQRYRTGVERPCRDPNEVVDSRALVIFQKASELVGIDEPKNELISLLTKDGSSSQHQVKVVSVVGFGGLGKTTLANQVFQSLHNEFDCHAFVTVSRNPDMMKVLRTILSDVSGEEYTNTEAGDIQHLVKKISNFLQDKRYFIVVDDLWDSKSWETIKYAFIKNSCGSRIITTTRINEVAESCSNSHWGHTYTLRPLNTVNSRRLFLKRIFGSEEACPSHLAEVSDDLLKKCGGLPLAIIAIAGLLAGKAPTFDEWNKVQSSFGYALERQSDVNKMMHILSLSYFYLPPHLQSCLLYLSIFREDYEIRKERLILRWIAEGFIHEENGFTQYEVGERRFNELINKSLIQPRTSKRSGTLISCRVHDTILEFIVSKAMEENFITLFGFPNITNDPRRKIRRLSLQDRNEVGDGSVGLWENMIYSHARAVSVFPGSLDSLPSLQKFKHLRVLDLEDCEGLQDHHLAHLGGLFALRYLSFHRTWINELPEEIGELQHLQTLDLRVTHIKKLPSSIVHLARLVNLLSSSGVHLPDGFRNMQALQRLEDITVWSQIPNFTQELCQLTNLRTLRVWTDVFTKDLASSLCTLATGSLNSLTIGTNEESINFVMEPWNPTPVSLKLLEILGIQLPRVPRWISSLDNLQHLGLNVDRLGPADVGLLGTLNALSSLRLWVMIEVADRLSCQETQRVKISGAHGFPSLRMFQVGSINCGFGLLFEAGAMPKLQELNLEFSRDKTGSLTNGEFDFGIQHLHCLAIVRCDLGYFINAEYEPEHPAWDAVKSAVSCNTNHPRLWLSWVVATTEQNY
- the LOC8075987 gene encoding REF/SRPP-like protein OsI_017815, whose translation is MADSTTNDAPVVNSQPTTEEEVTVERAAAAAEEEEERLRYLEFVQQAAAQALVLAAAAYAYAKQGAGPLRPGVDHVEGTVKAVVGPVYDRFHAVPLDLLKFIDRKVGESVEEIDRRVPPVVKEAPTLARSAAKEVREAGLVGTATGLAKSAIARAEPKARELYTRYEPVAERRAAEAWVALNRLPLVPSVTRAVLPTAAQLSARYNSAVRDGAKRGNTVATYLPLVPTERLARVFPYPMADVAPAPEMQPIPSQ